The Gardnerella leopoldii genomic interval CAATGCGCCCTATTGCTGGAGTCAATAAATCTTCTTCGGATCCGAAAGTTTTGAAAGATAATGTGCATATTCGCGCTAACAAAAATAGTGAGTCAGGATGGTATGTGTTTGTTTATGATTTTCCTGGTTCTTCGCGCGCTTTAGCTCATAAATCTGCGTATAACGGATTGTGGAGTCGTGCCTTAGTTGAACCGAATGTTTTAACTACTCCTGTATCTGTTACAACTAGAGTAAGCGATGAAAAGGTTAAGGCTGGTGAAAAGTTCCACGATAATGCTCGTATTACTGGCACGTTGCCAAAAGGCAGTTACGTAGTGTTTAGTGCATACGAGTATGAAGATGGTAAGGAAAATAAGAGCGATTGTGACGGAGCTAAATGTAACGATGCTAAGAATGGCGACGCTAAGAATAGTGAAACTAAAAATAGCGGTACAAAAAACAGTAATTCTGAAACTAAGGAAACTAAGGAAGCTAAGGAAACTAAGGAAGCTAAAGAAACTAAAGAAACTAAGGAAACTGCAATATCTGTTGAAATTGAGAAAAAAATGCCTCAATCTCGCGTAAATATTACAGATAAGCAGGCTGAAGAAAGTAAGAAGTCTTCTATTTCTGTAAGTTCTGCAGATATTACATTAGATCATGAAGGAACTATTTATTGGAAAGCTGAAGTTTACGATGCTCAGGGTAATCCTTTAGCAACTCATGTATTGGGTGTAGAAGGAGAGACTGTGCAAGTTTCCGGCGGCGAGGATCGTTCTAAGAATGATAAGAATGATGGAGATGATGAGCATGATGCAAATGATGAGAAAAATGAAGAAACTTTGAGTAATGAAACTGATGAAAAAAATAGTAATGAAAATAAGGAGAATGGTAAAGAAAGCAAAGAAAAAGTAGAAGAAAATCATAGTAAAACTGGTAGTGATGAAACGGTTAACAGTGATGATTTAACTGATTCAAAAAATGATGGGAACGATCATACTTCCAATCAACATGTCGGTACGAATAGCAACGAAAATGCTAGTAAGAATTATGCTAATCAAAGTAATACAATTCCAACATCGCTTGCTGTTACTGGCGCTTCTTCGGTAACTGTGATACTTCTTGCTGTTATTATGTTAACCTTTGCTTCAGGTTTATCGTTAGGTCGTTTTTCAGCTATAGTTCCTAAACATGGGAGAATGTCTACTGGGGCACGGCATAGCGAAATTCCTCCAATGAGGCGTAGATTAGTGCAATAATATGTTTTGATATAGAATATTTGACGCGTTAGTCTATTGAGATCTTTTTGAAGTAGATTAACGCGTCATTTTGCAATAAATAATACGATGATGCATAATATAGATACAACGATTTATTGTATTAATTTGTATATGATGTTATAACCTTTGTGTGGTTATGTAATTGATAAATCGGAGTAACGATGAAAAGTTATGATATTGATAAAGAAAAACTGATAGTACGCATGCATCGAGTACAAGGTCAGCTTGCAGCAGTCAATACTATGATTGAAAACGATGCGAAGTGTCAAGATGTTCTTATGCAGCTTTCCGCTGCAACTGCTGCTTTACATTCTTTAGCAGTGATAGTGGCAAGGGAACATGTCAATAAAGAAATACATGAATCTGTAAAAATTGGTACCGAAGGAGGTGCCGATGCAGCAATGGAAGATATTTCTGGTATCATTGACAGGTTATTGCGTTACGAAAAAGCGTAGTATTGGTAGTATCTAGTGATTAATTCGCATAATATTCTGCACACTGTTCGTCAATTGCAATCGCAGCCTTTCGAGGCTTCTTTCGTAGAGAAAAAATCAGAGTTTATTGGATGTATTTGTCATATTGACAATCTTGACGATGCTGTGGAATTTATGCAATCAGTGCGTTTTAAGAATCCTAAAGCTCGTCATGTTGCTTATGCTGCAATTTGTGGCTCATCGAAAGCTCAATTGCGTGAGCGCATGAGTGACGATGGTGAGCCAACTGGAACAGCAGGAAAACCAATATTAGATGTACTTAGATCGTCAAATTTAACAGATTGTGTAGTAACAGTAACGCGATATTTTGGCGGTATTTTGCTTGGAGCTGGTGGTCTAACCAGAGCTTATGCGCGTGCGGCAAGTATGGCAGTAGAATCTGCGCAAATAGTTGATATTATTACGTGCACTCGTTTTACTTGCAAGTTGCAATATCAACAATTGCGAATGTTGCAGCATATTGTAAGCCAAATGGAAGGCATAATTGACAACGAAATCTATGGTGCTGAAATTTCTCTTAATATTGCTATTCCAACTTTAAAATCACAAGAATTTCTTGATATGGTTCAGAATGCTTTTTCTGGAAGCGTTGTGCCGGAAGCAGATGGTACTCTAAGTAATAAGCTGATAGATACTAAGCGTTAAAGGTGATTTCATGGAAAAGACTAATGAAAAAACAAACACTACTGACGATTCATCTTATGAACCTTTAACTGCTGTATATGAGCATTTACGACATAGCGAAGATTCAGCTGAGCTTCATGAATTTGCTAGGAGAGAATTACCGGATCGATCAGATCAAGCGGCATTTTCTAGAGCCACTTCCTTGCTTGAAGCAGTTGCAGGTAATATCAATACTCCAGAAGAAGACCGTATTTATTTAGCTACAGAAATGCCTTTTCCAAACATATTAGTGAAACTTTCTGAAGATTCTGCTGATAAAGTGCGTTTGGCTGTTGCTGAAAATAAAAATGCTAAAAATTGGTTAGTTGGAAGACTTACTAAAGATTCATGTAATGCAGTTCGAAATGCTGCATTATGCAATCCAAAAGCTTCTTGGAAAATGCGTTTAGAGGGTGCGCAATCGGATGGCATAAGTGCTGAAACATTGAAATATTTGGCCTCCCTTGGTGTTAGTGCAGAAGAAAACGCTCCAACTGTATTAGCTTCCATGGTACGAAGAGCTGTTGCGTTAAATCCTGGTGTTCCACAAAATGTGCTGCAAGAATTATGTAACGATAAATCTGAAGATGTATCATCAGCGGCGCGCAGTCGTTGCTAACGCGAATAATGGAGCGTATGGATAATACAACAGATGAAGAAGTAGCAATGAAGCCATTACACCGTCTTGCTGAATTAATGGGCGTTGGCGTGAGTTTTATTGGTTCAGATAATCAAAAACACGAGATTCAAGATAACGTATTAGTTTCGGTTTTAGGCGCATTAGGCGTGGACGCTTCGACCAATGAGGCAATAGAAAAATCTACAAACGACGTTTTAGCGTATCGACATGGACGCATTATTGCGCC includes:
- a CDS encoding YigZ family protein, producing MINSHNILHTVRQLQSQPFEASFVEKKSEFIGCICHIDNLDDAVEFMQSVRFKNPKARHVAYAAICGSSKAQLRERMSDDGEPTGTAGKPILDVLRSSNLTDCVVTVTRYFGGILLGAGGLTRAYARAASMAVESAQIVDIITCTRFTCKLQYQQLRMLQHIVSQMEGIIDNEIYGAEISLNIAIPTLKSQEFLDMVQNAFSGSVVPEADGTLSNKLIDTKR
- a CDS encoding metal-sensitive transcriptional regulator, which encodes MKSYDIDKEKLIVRMHRVQGQLAAVNTMIENDAKCQDVLMQLSAATAALHSLAVIVAREHVNKEIHESVKIGTEGGADAAMEDISGIIDRLLRYEKA